One Lacunisphaera limnophila DNA window includes the following coding sequences:
- a CDS encoding DUF3185 family protein, with translation MNKTLSLAVLVIGILLLIYGLSASESLGSEFSRLFTGKPTDESIWLLLGGIVVTAIGAGGLLRGSKSAD, from the coding sequence ATGAATAAGACCCTTTCCCTCGCCGTGCTCGTCATCGGCATCCTGCTCCTGATCTACGGCCTCAGCGCCTCCGAGTCCCTCGGCTCCGAGTTCTCCCGCCTCTTCACCGGCAAGCCCACCGACGAGAGCATCTGGCTGCTCCTCGGCGGCATCGTCGTCACCGCCATCGGCGCCGGCGGCCTGCTGCGCGGTTCGAAATCCGCCGACTGA
- a CDS encoding TonB-dependent receptor: MRAAVAALACTGLTLAAQTAGSLSGRVTDASTGLSLSGARVTIADTGLETFTGPSGDYSFGSVPAGAAIVEVNYVGYPVVSRNVEIGGVTRLNVVFNSETVELDKLVIEGAAVGTARAINQQRAAATYTNIIASDEIGNFADQNAAEAIQRIPGVSLYRDQGEGRYIVLRGLNYTFTSVKVNGGSFAGADLGERATALDVIPADALSAIEVTKVPTPDMDGEGLGGQVNIRTKSPFESDGLAASFSAQGQYADQSGEYSKKFNGYVSQLFGADKQYGFLIAPTWQERKFGSYNFENGGAWLSPADNGTAFYTMSELAFRDYVINRERYGVNAAFEARPDSTTSFYVHGGFNRFTDTESRHLTLFDFTEATLNRSSVTANSATYTGMRRYARRLRIREKDQDVTTFSAGGAKQLGAWKVEVQAGYTKGDERRPDELTARFRRNTRDTSVRYDTDGAYNVSVTQLAGASFFEPSSYAYQRIDLVNESGSETETDLGFHARYDFTGRPAYLKFGALFRAKEKESEGEAYELGSAPATFTFANLAEPASDYPYLRVPRISTAAVKEAFYANRAGFTGGRVFEDSEFEDFSLNEDVLSGYVMGGSQFGQLNVLGGVRVERTEFETTGNELDLVNEVSTARTAKQSYTNVLPGVHFRYDLTKSVVLRASWSNSLARPSFSDTAFRSLVNSDDFEITRGNPALDALEATNWDASVEYYLPSLGVLSAAVFHKEIENFSYEYEDPSPLVINGDSYDLTTYANGSDGKITGLELAYQQQLRMLPSPFDGLGLMANITFLDSKADYPTRPGENVPFVGQSDRTGNLALTYEKAGLFLRLALNFRTERLREDEPIGGAAWQDIYVDDFKQLDLTARYKLTKNWELYGEMLNLTDEPFRVYLNSPGTTQGKRLGQVEEYGWSANFGVRWKL; this comes from the coding sequence ATGCGCGCCGCGGTTGCGGCGCTCGCCTGCACCGGGCTCACCCTGGCGGCCCAGACCGCCGGCTCGCTCTCCGGCCGCGTGACCGATGCCTCGACCGGCCTCAGTCTCTCCGGCGCGCGCGTGACCATCGCGGATACGGGACTCGAGACCTTTACCGGTCCCTCGGGTGACTACTCCTTCGGTAGCGTGCCGGCAGGTGCGGCCATCGTGGAGGTCAACTACGTGGGTTATCCGGTCGTTTCCCGTAACGTGGAGATTGGCGGCGTGACACGGTTGAACGTCGTTTTCAACAGCGAGACGGTTGAGCTGGACAAGCTGGTGATCGAGGGCGCCGCGGTCGGCACCGCGCGCGCCATCAACCAGCAGCGCGCCGCCGCCACCTACACGAACATCATCGCCTCCGACGAGATCGGCAACTTTGCCGACCAGAACGCGGCCGAGGCCATCCAGCGCATTCCCGGCGTGTCGCTCTACCGCGACCAGGGCGAGGGCCGCTACATCGTGCTGCGCGGGCTCAACTACACCTTCACCTCGGTCAAGGTGAACGGCGGCTCCTTCGCTGGCGCCGACCTCGGCGAGCGCGCCACGGCGCTCGACGTGATCCCCGCCGATGCGCTCTCCGCCATCGAGGTCACCAAGGTGCCGACGCCCGACATGGATGGCGAGGGGCTGGGCGGACAGGTGAACATCCGCACCAAGAGCCCCTTTGAGTCCGATGGGCTGGCGGCCAGCTTCTCGGCGCAGGGCCAGTATGCCGACCAGAGCGGCGAGTATTCCAAGAAATTCAATGGCTACGTCTCGCAGTTGTTTGGCGCGGACAAGCAGTACGGCTTCCTCATCGCCCCGACCTGGCAGGAGCGCAAGTTCGGCTCGTACAATTTCGAGAACGGGGGGGCCTGGTTGTCGCCCGCCGACAACGGCACGGCCTTCTATACCATGTCCGAGCTCGCATTCCGCGATTACGTGATCAATCGCGAACGTTACGGGGTGAATGCCGCCTTCGAGGCCCGCCCGGACAGCACCACCTCCTTCTACGTCCACGGCGGCTTCAACCGCTTCACCGACACCGAGAGCCGTCATCTCACGCTTTTCGACTTCACCGAGGCCACCCTTAATCGAAGCTCAGTGACGGCGAACTCGGCCACCTACACGGGCATGCGCCGCTACGCCCGCCGGCTCCGCATCCGCGAGAAGGATCAGGATGTGACCACGTTCAGCGCCGGCGGCGCGAAGCAGCTCGGCGCCTGGAAGGTTGAGGTGCAGGCCGGGTACACCAAGGGCGACGAGCGCCGGCCCGACGAGCTTACCGCGCGCTTCCGCCGCAACACCCGCGACACCTCCGTCCGTTACGACACGGACGGCGCCTACAACGTCAGCGTCACCCAACTGGCCGGCGCGAGTTTCTTCGAGCCCTCGTCCTACGCCTACCAGCGCATCGACCTGGTTAACGAAAGCGGGTCCGAGACCGAGACGGATCTGGGTTTCCATGCCCGTTATGATTTCACCGGCCGTCCGGCCTACCTGAAGTTCGGCGCCCTGTTCCGCGCCAAGGAGAAGGAGTCCGAAGGCGAGGCTTACGAGCTCGGCTCCGCCCCGGCCACCTTCACCTTCGCCAACCTGGCCGAGCCGGCCAGCGATTATCCCTACCTGCGGGTCCCGCGCATCAGCACCGCCGCCGTCAAGGAGGCGTTTTATGCCAACCGCGCCGGCTTCACCGGGGGCCGCGTGTTTGAGGACAGCGAGTTTGAGGATTTCTCCCTCAACGAGGATGTGCTTTCCGGTTACGTGATGGGCGGCTCGCAGTTCGGCCAGCTCAATGTGCTCGGCGGCGTGCGCGTGGAGCGCACGGAGTTCGAGACGACGGGCAATGAGCTCGATCTGGTCAACGAGGTTTCCACGGCCCGCACGGCGAAGCAGAGTTACACGAACGTGCTGCCCGGCGTCCACTTCCGCTACGACCTCACCAAGAGCGTCGTGCTGCGCGCTTCCTGGTCGAACTCGCTCGCCCGGCCGTCCTTCAGCGACACCGCCTTCCGCTCGCTGGTGAACAGCGATGATTTCGAGATCACCCGGGGCAACCCGGCGCTCGACGCGCTCGAGGCGACGAACTGGGATGCGTCGGTCGAGTACTACCTGCCCTCGCTGGGCGTGCTCTCGGCCGCCGTGTTCCACAAGGAGATCGAGAACTTCTCCTATGAGTACGAGGACCCGTCCCCGCTGGTGATCAACGGCGACAGCTACGACCTGACCACGTACGCCAACGGATCCGACGGCAAGATCACGGGCCTCGAGCTGGCCTACCAGCAGCAGCTGCGGATGCTGCCCTCGCCCTTTGACGGACTCGGGCTGATGGCGAACATCACCTTCCTCGACAGCAAGGCGGACTACCCGACGCGCCCCGGCGAGAACGTGCCCTTTGTCGGCCAGAGCGACCGCACGGGCAACCTGGCGCTCACTTACGAGAAAGCCGGCCTGTTCCTGCGTCTCGCGCTGAATTTCCGCACGGAGCGCCTGCGCGAGGACGAGCCGATCGGTGGCGCGGCCTGGCAAGACATCTACGTCGACGACTTCAAGCAGCTCGACCTCACCGCCCGTTACAAGTTGACCAAGAACTGGGAGCTTTACGGCGAGATGCTGAACCTCACCGACGAGCCCTTCCGTGTCTACCTGAACAGCCCCGGCACGACGCAGGGGAAGCGCCTCGGCCAGGTGGAGGAATATGGCTGGAGTGCCAACTTCGGCGTCCGCTGGAAACTCTAA
- a CDS encoding sensor histidine kinase, which translates to MNTPLRKFERDARAMKAGRARLSARYLTALRTHLANPGPEPAAAARNLGHAALGKGMVTLDLAIMHQQAVVALAPSFDFARIRNGALFQAGAFFTEALIPLEVSQRSRREINTQLQQRNATLHAHTTALAQANRRLEREVARRETSETAVRQGRAHYQTLFLGSQIMQKRLRQLTRQILTAQEEERKKISRELHDEVVQILVGINVELSTLTYGNSPDLPHLKDKITRTQRLVEHSVEAVHRFARELRPAVLDDLGLIPALRTYCESLAERKKFRIHLTAFGGVETLAGDKRTVLFRVAQEALTNVARHARATHVRLTISRLPAAIRMEIADNGKSFPVQQVFGAKGHKRLGLVGMRERVEMVGGSLTIESALGQGTTVRAELPFPAEIPSP; encoded by the coding sequence GTGAACACCCCACTCAGGAAGTTCGAACGGGATGCCCGGGCCATGAAGGCGGGCCGCGCGCGCCTGTCCGCACGCTACCTTACCGCCCTCCGTACCCACCTCGCCAATCCCGGCCCGGAACCGGCTGCCGCGGCCCGGAACCTCGGGCACGCCGCCCTCGGCAAGGGCATGGTCACCCTCGACCTGGCCATCATGCACCAGCAGGCGGTCGTCGCCCTCGCCCCATCCTTTGATTTCGCCCGCATCCGCAACGGCGCCCTTTTCCAGGCAGGCGCGTTTTTCACCGAGGCCCTCATCCCGCTCGAGGTGTCCCAACGCTCCCGCCGCGAGATCAACACCCAGCTACAGCAGCGTAACGCCACCCTCCACGCCCACACCACCGCCCTCGCCCAGGCCAACCGCCGTCTCGAGCGCGAGGTCGCGCGCCGCGAGACCAGCGAGACTGCCGTGCGCCAGGGTCGCGCCCACTACCAAACCCTCTTCCTCGGGTCCCAGATCATGCAGAAGCGCCTGCGTCAGCTCACCCGCCAGATTCTCACCGCCCAGGAGGAGGAGCGCAAAAAAATCAGCCGCGAGCTGCACGACGAGGTCGTGCAGATTCTCGTCGGCATCAATGTCGAGCTCTCCACCCTGACTTACGGCAACTCCCCGGACCTGCCCCACCTCAAGGACAAGATCACCCGCACCCAGCGGCTCGTGGAGCACTCGGTCGAGGCGGTACACCGCTTCGCCCGCGAGCTCCGCCCCGCCGTGCTGGACGACCTCGGTCTGATCCCGGCGCTGCGCACCTACTGCGAGAGCCTTGCGGAGCGGAAGAAATTCCGGATCCACCTGACCGCCTTCGGCGGCGTCGAGACCCTCGCCGGCGACAAACGCACCGTGCTCTTCCGCGTGGCCCAGGAGGCGCTCACCAACGTCGCCCGCCATGCCCGCGCCACCCACGTCCGGCTGACCATCAGCCGCCTGCCCGCCGCGATCCGGATGGAAATCGCGGACAACGGGAAATCCTTCCCGGTTCAGCAGGTCTTCGGCGCCAAGGGCCACAAGCGCCTCGGCCTGGTCGGCATGCGTGAGCGCGTCGAGATGGTCGGCGGCAGCCTCACGATCGAATCCGCCCTTGGCCAGGGCACCACTGTGCGCGCCGAGCTCCCTTTCCCCGCGGAAATCCCCTCCCCATGA
- a CDS encoding PA2779 family protein yields the protein MKSLLSSSLPTWIRSTAALLALSFGLHAIAPSALAGPISSVEMLAGSTRTADLAKIQQALEHKVVNQRLGELGFTSAEIQLRLAQASDAELHQLATESEKVMAGGVTGLLISLLVIILLVFLILRVSENGTLPAAHGLRADQMMA from the coding sequence ATGAAATCCCTCCTGTCCTCCTCCCTCCCGACGTGGATCCGCTCCACGGCCGCACTGCTCGCGCTCTCCTTTGGTCTGCACGCCATCGCTCCGTCCGCGCTGGCCGGCCCGATCTCCTCTGTCGAAATGCTGGCCGGATCCACCCGCACGGCCGACCTCGCCAAAATACAGCAGGCCCTGGAGCACAAGGTGGTCAACCAGCGCCTGGGTGAGCTCGGCTTCACCTCGGCGGAAATCCAGCTGCGCCTGGCCCAGGCCAGCGACGCGGAGCTGCACCAGCTCGCCACCGAATCCGAAAAGGTGATGGCGGGTGGCGTGACCGGCCTGTTGATCTCGCTGCTCGTGATCATCCTGCTGGTGTTTTTGATCCTGCGGGTCAGCGAGAACGGGACCCTGCCCGCTGCGCACGGTCTGCGTGCGGACCAGATGATGGCCTGA
- a CDS encoding cysteine peptidase family C39 domain-containing protein, giving the protein MRSRLCITVGFFLGGLGPAGWSAPAEQPAHLRVAPQSTALYQCGPTTLAAVLAFHGTVVPEETISTAIYSPTARGVLLMDLAWYARSRGFKTELRTGTPADLQQAVAAGQPPIVLLDLGLASIRQPHFTAVTGWDERGVRYQGRKPAGVLLTHKKFIRQWQRAGNQFLLITPGS; this is encoded by the coding sequence GTGCGATCGCGCCTCTGCATCACCGTCGGGTTTTTTCTCGGCGGCCTCGGGCCGGCCGGTTGGTCCGCGCCCGCGGAGCAGCCGGCCCACCTGCGGGTGGCGCCGCAATCCACCGCGTTGTACCAATGCGGGCCGACCACGCTGGCGGCCGTGCTGGCGTTTCACGGGACGGTCGTGCCGGAGGAGACGATCTCCACGGCGATCTACAGTCCCACCGCCCGGGGCGTGTTGTTGATGGACCTCGCCTGGTATGCTCGCAGCCGGGGATTCAAGACCGAGCTGCGCACCGGCACGCCCGCGGACCTGCAGCAAGCGGTCGCCGCCGGGCAGCCGCCCATCGTGTTGCTGGATTTGGGCCTCGCCTCGATCCGACAGCCGCATTTCACCGCCGTCACGGGGTGGGATGAGCGCGGGGTGCGGTATCAAGGCCGCAAACCGGCCGGTGTTCTGCTCACCCACAAAAAATTCATCCGCCAATGGCAACGCGCCGGAAACCAATTTCTCCTTATCACGCCGGGTTCCTGA
- a CDS encoding phage holin family protein: MDPTPPPSPPGLLDSLRLLGDTLVAGLQDRLELLSVELQEEKFRLILIFLWISAAVFTAMMTLAFASLTVVYLFWESARLAALGGLTLLYAGALAVIVIAFRRFLARQPQPFAATLQELKEDRACIRTGN, encoded by the coding sequence ATGGACCCGACCCCTCCCCCCTCCCCGCCGGGCCTGCTCGACTCGCTCCGCCTGCTCGGCGACACCCTCGTCGCCGGTCTCCAGGATCGGCTCGAGCTGCTCTCGGTCGAGTTGCAGGAGGAAAAATTCCGCCTGATCCTGATCTTCCTCTGGATCAGCGCGGCCGTGTTCACCGCCATGATGACGCTGGCCTTCGCCAGCCTCACCGTGGTGTATCTTTTCTGGGAGAGCGCCCGGCTCGCCGCCCTCGGCGGCTTGACCCTGCTCTACGCCGGCGCACTCGCGGTCATCGTGATCGCATTCCGCCGCTTCCTGGCCCGCCAGCCGCAGCCCTTCGCCGCCACCCTGCAGGAGCTGAAGGAGGATCGCGCATGTATTCGCACCGGGAACTGA
- a CDS encoding phytase, producing MNKALSLFALLLVSLIAARAQPDGHLPFRPDLAAGAAYRIEASALHPTQFSHGWREVVYKAAKINAMTPAEVKAYLIDKDVPVVIGPGGVPYMTDGHHTLRSLLESSAPDKTAYGHILANWSALPPEEFWSRMQANNYTYLQDAAGQVQPPSALPASLLVMQRDAWRGLAWGVMKANGFHERKDIYFQEFRWADYFRTRIQWDDADDDAFDDAVKAACVLAQAPAAAALPGYRTTAVHPRVITEPAKHDTDDPAIWINPADPAQSLVLGTDKNSDGALLAYDLAGRIVRSVTGLKRPNNVDLVSGFKLGGRTVAIAVVTEREMKRLRVFTVPDLAAADRGDLVVFGGDPERAPMGVALYQRPRDGAVFAIVGGKSGPAEGYLAQYRLEDDGTGQVKMTLVREFGAYSGRAEIEAIGVDAELGFIYYSDETFGVRKYAADPDAPDANRELALFGTTGFASDHEGISFYKRADGTGYLLVSDQQAHRFQIFPREGVAGRPHEHPMIKAVDVAAIESDGSELTSTVLPGFPGGLFVAMTEGKVFHFYAWDDIAKAAGLE from the coding sequence ATGAACAAAGCCCTTTCTCTTTTTGCTCTCCTGTTGGTGTCTCTGATCGCGGCCCGTGCCCAGCCGGACGGCCATCTCCCGTTCCGACCGGATCTGGCCGCGGGCGCCGCCTACCGAATCGAGGCGAGCGCGCTGCACCCGACGCAGTTTTCCCATGGCTGGCGCGAGGTCGTTTACAAAGCGGCCAAGATCAACGCCATGACACCCGCGGAGGTGAAGGCCTACCTCATCGACAAGGACGTGCCGGTCGTCATCGGCCCCGGCGGCGTGCCCTACATGACCGACGGCCATCACACGCTGCGCTCGCTGCTGGAGTCGAGCGCGCCGGACAAGACCGCGTATGGCCACATCCTCGCCAACTGGTCGGCCCTGCCGCCGGAAGAATTTTGGTCCCGCATGCAGGCGAACAATTACACCTACCTGCAAGATGCCGCCGGTCAGGTGCAGCCGCCCTCGGCCCTGCCGGCGAGCCTGCTTGTCATGCAGCGCGATGCCTGGCGCGGGCTCGCCTGGGGCGTGATGAAGGCGAACGGCTTTCACGAGCGGAAAGATATATACTTCCAGGAGTTCCGCTGGGCAGATTATTTCAGGACGCGGATCCAGTGGGATGACGCGGACGACGATGCCTTCGATGACGCGGTGAAGGCCGCCTGCGTGCTGGCCCAGGCCCCGGCCGCCGCGGCCCTGCCGGGCTATCGGACGACGGCGGTCCACCCCCGGGTGATCACGGAGCCGGCGAAGCATGACACCGACGACCCGGCCATCTGGATCAACCCGGCGGATCCGGCGCAGAGCCTGGTGCTCGGCACGGACAAGAACTCCGACGGCGCGTTGCTGGCCTATGACCTTGCGGGCCGGATCGTCCGCTCCGTAACCGGACTCAAGCGGCCCAACAACGTGGATCTGGTCAGCGGCTTCAAACTCGGCGGCCGCACGGTGGCCATCGCGGTTGTCACCGAGCGGGAAATGAAGCGCCTGCGGGTCTTCACCGTACCGGATCTCGCCGCCGCCGACCGGGGCGACCTGGTGGTGTTTGGCGGTGACCCGGAGCGCGCCCCGATGGGCGTCGCCCTGTACCAGCGGCCCCGCGACGGCGCGGTGTTTGCCATCGTCGGCGGCAAGTCCGGTCCGGCGGAAGGTTATCTCGCGCAATACCGGCTGGAGGATGACGGCACCGGCCAGGTCAAGATGACCCTGGTGCGCGAGTTTGGGGCCTACAGTGGCCGGGCCGAGATCGAGGCGATCGGCGTCGATGCCGAGCTTGGTTTTATCTACTATTCCGACGAGACCTTTGGCGTGCGCAAATACGCCGCCGATCCCGATGCGCCCGACGCGAACCGGGAGCTTGCGCTCTTTGGCACCACCGGATTCGCCTCCGATCACGAGGGCATCTCCTTCTACAAGCGTGCGGACGGCACCGGATATCTGCTGGTGTCCGACCAGCAGGCGCATCGGTTTCAGATTTTTCCCCGCGAAGGTGTCGCCGGGCGACCACACGAGCACCCGATGATCAAAGCCGTCGACGTGGCTGCCATTGAGAGCGACGGCAGCGAGCTCACCTCGACAGTGCTGCCGGGATTTCCCGGCGGCCTTTTCGTGGCGATGACGGAGGGCAAGGTGTTCCACTTCTACGCGTGGGATGACATCGCCAAGGCCGCGGGGTTGGAGTGA
- a CDS encoding response regulator, with protein MITDQKITILLAEDHAIVRQGLCGLLKMDGHFHIVGEARTGREAVELARTLRPDVILMDIAMPVLNGLEATRQILAANPTARVVILSAHSDDVYVERMTEAGVAGFIEKQTSAEILTKGIREVALGRTFFSPSIAKRLRDSQARPRDREGRPKAHGNRLTSRETEVLQLVAEGSANKQVAAALGISIKTVEKHRQHLMDKLNIHETAGLTRYAIANGIIESSVQLTII; from the coding sequence ATGATCACCGATCAGAAAATTACCATCCTCCTGGCCGAGGACCACGCCATCGTCCGGCAGGGCCTCTGCGGCCTGCTCAAGATGGACGGCCACTTTCACATCGTCGGCGAGGCCCGCACCGGCCGCGAAGCGGTCGAGCTGGCGCGGACCCTCCGACCCGACGTCATCCTGATGGATATCGCCATGCCCGTGCTTAACGGCCTCGAGGCCACCCGCCAGATCCTCGCCGCCAACCCCACCGCTCGGGTCGTCATCCTCTCGGCCCACAGCGACGACGTCTACGTCGAGCGCATGACCGAAGCTGGTGTGGCCGGCTTCATCGAGAAGCAAACCTCCGCCGAGATCCTCACCAAGGGCATCCGCGAGGTCGCCCTCGGTCGCACTTTTTTCAGTCCTTCCATCGCGAAACGGCTCCGCGACAGCCAAGCCCGGCCCCGCGATCGTGAAGGCCGCCCCAAGGCGCACGGCAATCGTCTCACCTCCCGTGAAACCGAGGTCCTGCAACTCGTGGCCGAGGGCTCGGCCAACAAGCAGGTCGCCGCCGCGCTCGGCATCAGCATCAAGACCGTCGAAAAGCACCGCCAGCACCTCATGGACAAGCTCAACATCCACGAGACCGCCGGCCTCACCCGCTACGCCATCGCCAACGGCATCATCGAGAGCAGCGTGCAGCTCACCATCATCTGA
- a CDS encoding tetratricopeptide repeat protein codes for MATRRKPISPYHAGFLILLLAGGGLTGCALLPGGRPAADALTPAEHLQLGMTYEQDGKPDLALREYGRAAVGPERSVALTCQGNVQAAQGRPLEAEASYRAALGAKPDNAMALNNLAWLLAQENRDLDEAERLIRQALALGAEPRATYEDTLAFILRRR; via the coding sequence ATGGCAACGCGCCGGAAACCAATTTCTCCTTATCACGCCGGGTTCCTGATCCTGCTGCTGGCGGGCGGCGGGCTGACCGGCTGCGCGCTGCTGCCGGGTGGGCGGCCGGCGGCCGATGCGCTGACCCCGGCGGAGCACCTGCAGCTGGGGATGACGTATGAGCAGGACGGCAAGCCCGACCTGGCTTTGCGCGAGTACGGCCGGGCGGCAGTCGGACCGGAGCGGAGCGTGGCGTTGACCTGTCAGGGCAACGTGCAGGCCGCGCAGGGGCGCCCGCTGGAGGCGGAGGCAAGTTACCGCGCCGCCCTCGGGGCGAAGCCCGACAATGCGATGGCCCTGAACAACCTGGCTTGGTTGCTGGCGCAGGAAAATCGGGACCTGGACGAGGCGGAGCGGTTGATCCGGCAGGCGCTGGCGCTCGGGGCGGAGCCGCGGGCGACCTACGAAGACACCCTCGCATTCATCCTTCGCCGGCGGTGA
- a CDS encoding RNA polymerase sigma factor, which produces MVALYSTLVPSAPSLQRAADAARARTEAEHDAGLVHRFNSGDETAFVEIVGRYHAKMHRVAVLVLRNHADAEEIAQDTFIRAHRALAKFRGDASLAAWLHRIALNLSRNRYWYFSRRQRHATLPLDASFSDTSRASFADLVACDEPGPAHAAATNEFAVIVAGCMARLQPAQREILQLRNVRQLSYREIAGLLGITIGTVKSRVARARENLRLLVVPFYANQAGTGSSPTPSWFESTRPAGLLQRVGD; this is translated from the coding sequence ATGGTTGCCCTCTATTCCACTCTAGTCCCCTCCGCCCCCAGCCTGCAACGCGCCGCCGACGCCGCCCGGGCCCGCACGGAGGCGGAGCATGACGCCGGTCTCGTGCACCGCTTCAACTCCGGCGACGAGACCGCCTTTGTGGAGATCGTCGGGCGCTACCACGCCAAGATGCATCGGGTCGCCGTGCTCGTCCTGCGCAACCACGCCGACGCGGAGGAGATCGCGCAGGACACCTTCATCCGCGCCCACCGCGCCCTCGCGAAGTTCCGCGGCGACGCCTCCCTCGCCGCCTGGCTGCACCGCATCGCGCTGAATCTCTCCCGCAACCGCTACTGGTATTTCTCGCGCCGCCAGCGGCACGCCACCCTGCCGCTCGACGCCTCCTTCAGCGACACCAGTCGCGCCAGCTTCGCCGATCTCGTCGCCTGCGACGAGCCCGGCCCGGCCCACGCGGCCGCGACCAACGAGTTTGCCGTGATCGTGGCCGGCTGCATGGCCCGGCTGCAACCCGCCCAGCGGGAAATCCTCCAGCTGCGCAACGTGCGCCAGCTCTCCTACCGCGAAATCGCCGGCTTGCTCGGCATCACCATCGGCACCGTCAAAAGCCGCGTTGCCCGCGCCCGCGAAAATCTCCGCCTGCTCGTGGTCCCGTTTTACGCCAACCAGGCCGGAACCGGCAGCTCGCCGACCCCGTCCTGGTTTGAATCCACCCGCCCCGCCGGCTTGCTCCAGCGCGTTGGGGACTGA
- a CDS encoding BON domain-containing protein encodes MKHKHLSVLLALVTAPAVMFASAATDRKIEEAAEASYNYRTVLEDHVKVKAKDGIVTLTGTVQDKDDRALAVDTVENLPGVTSVRNEITVKSTYPEKSDGWMALKIRGRLLVKGNVSAATTTVDVKDGVATLGGTADNLAQKELTGIYAQEIDGVKSVKNEITIKDPSIPSPGAKQTMGEKMDDASITSQVKFALLSHKSTSMLKTKVTTNDGATVISGEAASDAEKSLVTKLAQDVRGVLSVTNNMTVAKA; translated from the coding sequence ATGAAACACAAACATCTGTCCGTTCTCCTCGCCCTCGTCACCGCTCCCGCCGTGATGTTCGCTTCCGCCGCCACCGACCGCAAGATCGAGGAGGCCGCCGAGGCTTCCTACAACTACCGCACCGTCCTTGAGGACCACGTCAAGGTGAAGGCCAAGGACGGCATCGTCACCCTCACCGGCACCGTCCAGGACAAGGACGACCGCGCCCTCGCCGTCGATACCGTGGAAAACCTCCCCGGCGTCACCAGCGTCCGCAACGAGATCACCGTCAAGTCCACCTACCCCGAGAAGTCCGACGGCTGGATGGCCCTCAAGATCCGCGGCCGTCTGCTCGTGAAGGGCAACGTCAGCGCCGCCACCACCACGGTCGACGTCAAGGACGGCGTCGCCACCCTCGGCGGCACGGCCGACAACCTGGCCCAGAAGGAACTCACCGGGATCTACGCCCAGGAGATCGACGGCGTGAAGTCCGTGAAGAACGAGATCACCATCAAGGATCCGTCCATCCCGTCCCCCGGCGCCAAGCAGACCATGGGCGAGAAGATGGATGACGCCTCGATCACCAGTCAGGTGAAGTTCGCCCTCCTCAGCCACAAGTCCACCAGTATGCTGAAGACCAAGGTCACCACCAACGATGGCGCCACCGTCATCTCCGGCGAAGCGGCCTCCGATGCCGAGAAGTCCCTCGTCACCAAGCTTGCCCAGGATGTCCGCGGCGTCCTCTCCGTGACCAACAACATGACGGTCGCGAAGGCCTGA
- a CDS encoding glycine zipper domain-containing protein produces the protein MKNRHTAESATPTDLLNDLRTLVVEAEQMLESSVTEHSGEALQALRTRYEAAQERLGVLYAGAKKNVVAGAKYTDETIRAHPYQSLAVAAGVGLLVGVLLGRRSQ, from the coding sequence ATGAAAAACCGCCACACCGCCGAATCCGCCACCCCCACCGACTTGCTCAACGATCTCCGCACCCTCGTCGTCGAGGCCGAGCAGATGCTCGAGTCCTCCGTCACCGAGCACTCCGGCGAGGCCCTGCAAGCCCTCCGTACCCGTTACGAGGCCGCCCAGGAACGACTCGGCGTCCTCTACGCCGGCGCCAAGAAGAACGTCGTCGCCGGGGCGAAATACACCGACGAGACGATCCGCGCCCATCCTTACCAATCCCTCGCGGTCGCAGCTGGCGTGGGCCTTCTGGTCGGCGTCCTCCTCGGCCGCCGCAGCCAGTAA